The DNA region TCAATGTCACTTGTAACATTTGAAGTTATATCTTTGCCATTAAAGGTCCAGGTTACATTATTTCCTACAAAACTTATCGTCTTATCCTTACCTCTAATTGCATTGAATACATCTTTGCTTACTACAGGTGAAGTTTTAATATCTATGGTAGGAATTTCAGTGTTATTGGTAATTGCATCATTTACAGCACTTATTACTGCTGCTCCATCTTTATTATCTATTGTAGTTGGTGTTTGATCTACATCCTGACTTACAGCAGTAGTATAAACCTTCCAATTGTTTGAAGAGTCTGGTGATATTGTCTTATGATCTTTAATATAACTCATCATTAAACTTCTAACTTGGCCATCATCACCAAGAGCCTTAGCAGAATCATAAGTTACAATACTTGGATCTGTACTACTTAAACCTGCTGCCTTCATGAATCCGCCGCCGCCATTGTATCTGTAATTATTAATTGCCACTGTAAATACATCCGTATCTTTTACTAGCACTCCATTTATCTTTAAATTCTTTATCCTGTTTCCTGATGTAACCCCTCCAGTAGTAGGATCTACTGTGCATGCTGGCTGAGTTAAATCTACATCGTAAGTTGCTCCGTACAATTGATCTAGATTATAATCAGGAATATTCAAAGTTGGATCTTTTACTATTGGATCACTGGAATTAGCTGCCTGCTTGTAGTATCTAACAGAATATTCCATCCAGTTCTTTAGCTGTTTACCGTTCATCTTTACTCCAAACAAGAAATTTTCATATACATATACGGACATGATATCTTTTATAGTTATATCTCCCTTTGGAATATATGCTGCTGAACTTAATGGTGCTGCAATTGACAATTGCGTACCTGCTGCTTCCTTCTGAACCTTATTGATAAGCTCCATTATTGGAGTAGCCTGTGTAGTTTGTCCATCTCCTTTAAATTCTCCTGTTGATGTTCCAAGCTTAGTTTGAATGTAGCCTAAGGTCTGATTCTGATATGGCTGAATTAATTGTACTATTGCTGGATCTTCAGCTATAGTATTATCCATTTTAACATTTTTTGTTGTAAGTCCAGTAAATTTTCCGTCTTTATCTATATTTAAATCTATTTGTGATACATAAGTTCCCCATTTACTTGGCTCTACAACTGGTACAACCTTTCCATCGGGATTTTTTAAACTTGTGTCATTTAATGTGGCATGAGTATGTCCTGCAACTATAGCATCTATTCCAGATACCTGAGTTGCTATTGCTTTTACTTGATTTTCTGGAATTACATCTGATGGACTTTCCTCCCCGCTGTGAGCTGATACTATTACTACATCTGCTCCAGCCTGTCTAACCTTCGGTACCCAAAGCTTAGCTTCATCTACTAAATCATTGAAATGTAATCCAGCATAGTGAGCAGGATCTTCCCAGTTTGGTATACATTTAGTTGTAAGTCCAAGTATACCAACTTTTATTGTCTTTCCATTTACATTAAAATTCTTAATGTAGTATGGATTTACAAAATTAGTATTATCACTTTTGTAAGTATTTGCTGATAATACATTTATATTTTCTTTTTTTGCATCTGAAATTATTCTATTTAGCGTTGTTAGACCATAGTTGAATTCATGATTTCCAAGAGTCCAAGTATCATATTTCATAGCTCCCATTACCTTCATTAGTGGATACTCAGATGTGGTGTCAAGCATATCATAATAATATGAAAGTGGAGTTCCTTGAATTGTGTCTCCGTTGTCTATTAACATAACATTTGGATTTGATGCTCTTACACTATTAACATAAGTGGATACTTTTGCTAACCCCTGTGGAGTTGATGGTGCTTTACCCGCTGCATAATCATAATTAAGTACATTCCCATGTATATCTGAGGTTGCTAACACTGATATAGTAGAACCACCTTGATTGCCACTATTATCACCAGTACTAACCTTATTAACATCTGAAGCTTGACCAACTGTAAGCTCAAATTTTGCTCCATATTGAGATACAGCTGCCACTACATTAATTTTATCTCCTACATTAATTTCGCTTAACGCTGGAACTTTATACATACTTATGCTTCCGGTACTATCCTGAATCATTGAATCAGAACTAGTATCGTAACTCTGAAGTGATGCATTATTTATTTGAACTAATTGTCCTTGAAGTGATGCATTAATGTCACTTATATTAACTACTTTTGGTGTTACAACATTCCCTGTACTTATTGTACTAATACCTGATGCATTCTTTGGAGTTACCTCTAAAAGATTGCTATAAACTGATAAGGGACCTGTAACTTGAATTTTATCTCCTTTTTTAACAGCAGCCTTTGCACTTGAATTATAAACACAAATTCCAGCTGTATTATCTTGAATGAATACATTATTTCCATTGACAGTTGTTACTGTTCCTGTAATTGTTACATTTCCAGATGTTAATTTTCTTGCATCTGCTATGCTCATAGATGTAGCTGAGCCTGATTGAGTCTGTGGCGTAATTCTATTATTCATAGCAAATTTAATAGTGTTATTTGCTCTAATGTCATCAAGAAAAGCATCTCTTGCAAGCTTATGTGTATCAAATAATGTGGCACTAACTGCTGGATCAGTAAATCCTAGAAAACCATCTCCACCTGTCAGTACAAAGTCAGGACCTGCTACCTTTAAAGTTTCGGTATCACTAATAGCTGTTCCATCTTCTCTAGTAATGCTTGTTACTTTGCTTCCATAAGCTTTTGAAGAATCATAAGTGAATTTAATTCCTGAAATCTGAATTCCCTTTCCACCTATTATATTAGCGGAATTTTTAGGATCAGGATAAGTTCCAACTGCCTGCTCTAAAACAGTTTTCAGCTGAGCCTTATTCATAGTTACCGTATCAATTTCATTGTCAAAGGGCATAAATGTGAATACTTGTCCAACCGTTATATCACCTTTGCTGAAATCTGTTCTTAACCCTCCATTATTAGCTACGCCCACATCTGCCTTTGCATAGCTTTTAACCACATCCGATGCCCAGTTTCCAAGTTGAGATTCACCATAGGGCTGCTGATCCTGGGTTCTGCTTAAATCAGTAGGTATATTTCCTATAACCTCATTAAATATTGGCCCTACCTGTGTATTTGCATCACTTACGATTTTTTGTACTTCAGAATCAACTACTGGATTAGTTGCCTTATATCCATTAGCATTATCCAATGCTACATAAGCGGAGGTAGTATTGGGAAAACTAACCTTCATATCAGGTGTTACTGTCATTTTTAAATCTGCATACCCTTTTCCACTGCTGCTGGCATTGATTACTGGTATACCATTTACTATTTTCTGTTCTACCGTATGGGTGTGCCCCCCAAAAACTGCATTTACATTTGTAAGTTTATTAACAATTGTATCAAGTGGACCTTCGCCTTCATGAACCACTGCAATTATAACATCTGCTTGATTCTTATCCTTAAGATCCTTTGCTACAGAATTAATTTCAGTTGCAGCATCTGTGAAATTTTTATCTGCAACATAACCTGGCATTACAATGTTTGGCGTATCATTGGTAATTGCTCCAACAAAAGCAATTCTTACACCATCCTTTGTTATAATCTTGTATGGATCAAATACTCTACTACCATTTGATCCATCTGCATTTTTATTGTACAAATTTGCACAAATAAAATTGAATGAAGCATCTTTCATTGTAGTGTTGATAATTGTGTTAAGTCCCCAATCAAATTCATGATTTCCAAGCTCTGAAAATTCCATACCTATATTACTCATTGCCTGCTGAACTGGGACTCCCTTTAAGGTATTTGAGATTGGTGTGCCTTGAAATAAGTCTCCTCCACCAAAAACTATGGTATCAGGATTTGCTGCCTTAACAGCCTTTACTCTATTAGCCAATACGCCTGCTACAGGTAACGGCGGATTACTTGTGTCTTGAAGTGCTCCATGAAGATCTGTAATTTCAACTAAATCAAAGGTCTTATCTGCTGATGCTGCATAAGCCTTTACTGCAAGTCCATTTGACAAGGTTGAAATTAATAATAAAACTGTAAGAAAAAAAGATATCCACTGCTTGAATTTTAAAGATTTAAACAATACTTAACCCCCTTGTATATTAGTACTTTTGTAAAAATATCAATTGCTAATTTTATGAGAAATTATACAGACTATTATCAGTTATTTCATAGATAATTAACAATTTTCAAGAAAATTTTAACACTTTTACAATAATTAATGTTTATGTAGAAGTTAATATGATGTTAAATTTGTAAAAAAAACCATTTAAAATATGAATATCTCCTAAAATTTATCAAGTATATATGTTGCAATAAATTATATTCATTATAAAATATCTAGTCTATTTAACTGCTATTAATTAAATTTACAATTTTAATTACAACTTATATTTATAATTTAAATCTATTACTTAATATGATTAAAATCGCTATGTATAAAATCCTTGTACCATTAAAACTAGCTCGTTGAATTTCTTTACAATTATGTGCTAATATGAATAATATATTTAGGCAAGTTTAACTTGCTATTTCTTTCATATACCTTAGAAAAATCAAAAGGGGGATTTAGTTTTGCAAGATAAGATACTCATAGTAGACGACGAAAAAAACATATTAGACGTATTAGCTTATGCATTAAAACGAGAAGGCTACTTAATAGATACCGCTTACAACGGTAAAGAAGCATTACATAAAGTTGATAGCTTTAATCCCAATATATTAATTTTAGATTTAATGCTCCCTGAAATAAATGGCTATGATATATGCAAAAAGTTAGAAGAAAAAAATATTGGCATTATTATGCTTACAGCTAAAAGCGACATTGTAGACAAGCTTCTTGGGTTAGAGCTGGGTGCAGACGACTACCTAACAAAACCCTTTGACATACGTGAGGTCATTGCAAGGGTTAAATCCCTTTCAAGGAGATTAAATAAAAACACAAGTGAAAAAGAAAATATAATTAATATTAAAAATCTTACAATAAACCTAAATGAAAGAACTGTTATTATAGATAACTGTCTTCTTGAATTAACTTCTATAGAATTTGATTTACTTTACCTGCTGCTTTCGAATCCCAATATGGTCTATTCCAGAGATCAACTTTTAGATTTAGTCTGGAAAACTGAATACTTTGGAGGCACAAGGACTGTGGACACACATATACAGAGAATACGAAAAAAATTAGGTACTGATTATCAAAATTTAATACAGACAGTTCACGGTACAGGCTATAGAGGAGTGAATAAATTTAATGAAAATAGGAATTAAATTTAAACTGGTATCCTTCATAGCCCTACTTTTGTTAATTGTTATAACTCTCTCAAGTTTTCTAGTGCTAAATGGTATAAAAATCTATCAAAATAAAGAAGCTGAAAACATTTTATTAAATCAAAAGGACATTTTTGAGCAGTATTTGGATGAAAACTTTAATGCAGATAGCAGTAAAAATAATGGTAAATTTGAATTAGTAAGAGCAACTCTTTTCAATAAGCCTTGGCTCAGAACTATACCTGCCAGTATATATGATACAAATGGGAACCTTCTTTCTGGTTTTAAACCAGATGGTAAATTAAACGAAAATAATGAAAAAGATATCATGATTAAATATGCCATAGAAGGTAAAATATCTTATAAACGTGATGACAATGTGCTATATTTTTATTCTCCTATTAAATATAAAAATAATACGGCAGCAATTCTAGAACTCCAATATTCCACTAAGGAAAGTAATAATTTTTACAACAATATTAAGCTGATGTTCTATGGTACAGGTTCTCTTTCTTTAATTATCGGAATAATATTAGGCTTCTTTTATTTATCTAATTTCACTAAGGATATATACACTATGAGAAATTCAGTTAAAAACATTGAAAATGGAAATTTCAATAACATAGAGCCACTTCGCAGAAGAGATGAACTGGGAGAATTGAGTAAAGGTCTAATATATATGAGCAATACCATTGAAAAAAATATTAAAGAATTAGAAGTTGAAAAAAACATTTTAAGTAGGGCAGTAAAAAAGCTGCAAAAAATGGATAAAGAACAAAAAGAGTTCATAGGCAACGTAACTCATGAATTCAAAACTCCTATAACTGCAATAAAAGCTTATGCAGATGTAATGGGTATGTATAGTAATGATATATCTTTAATTGGCAATGGTACTGAGAGTATATCAAAGGAATGTGACCGTCTCACTAGCATGGTTGATAAAATTTTAAAATTATCCGCTCTAGAAAGATATGATTTTGAAATAGAGAAAAAGGAAATAAATATAAAAGATCTAATAGAACAAATTTGCCTTAGAATGTCTGGTAAAATAAAGAAGAACAAATTAACTTTAGACTACAAAGTGGATGACATAAACATTACAGCAGATCCAGATAATCTTAGACATATAATTATAAATTTAATAGACAACGCTATAAAATATAATAAATCTGGCGGCAGTATAAAGCTCTCCTGCCAGAAAAATGAAGATACACTTCAAATAAATGTTACAGATACTGGTATAGGCATGTCAGAAGAACATTTAGATAAAATATTTGAACCCTTTTATAGAGTAGAACCCCATAGAAGCAGTAAGACAGGAGGAACTGGCTTAGGTTTAGCATTAGTTGAAAACCTAGTTAAAAAGCAAAAAGGCACTATAAAAGTAAATTCAACTTTAAGTAAAGGTACAAGCTTTTCCATTAGTTTACCATTGTAAATTTCAAATACTATGAACAAATTTTAACTATATTATCCTTATAAATTAATATGTAAAACAATAAGTTTACAAAATTGTGACATATATTTATAATTCTGTGAAAAAAACTTGCTATTCTTAAACAGTCATCTTTTAATAAATAGAATTGTTCATTCTTTAAAAGATGATTTATCTGATGACTAGCCGCTGTAACACCCCCACTTTCCTTAAGTGAGAGATAGCAGCGTCACGTCCCTAGATAATTCATCTAAACTGAGTGTGAAAACAAACTCCCACTCAGTAAGATTCATTGATAAAAAGGGAGGCAAAGTAATGAGCAAGAAAAAAATCATTTCATTTATTGTATTAGCCGGAATTATAATAACATCTGGCACTATAGTTT from Clostridium pasteurianum BC1 includes:
- a CDS encoding 5'-nucleotidase C-terminal domain-containing protein, producing MFKSLKFKQWISFFLTVLLLISTLSNGLAVKAYAASADKTFDLVEITDLHGALQDTSNPPLPVAGVLANRVKAVKAANPDTIVFGGGDLFQGTPISNTLKGVPVQQAMSNIGMEFSELGNHEFDWGLNTIINTTMKDASFNFICANLYNKNADGSNGSRVFDPYKIITKDGVRIAFVGAITNDTPNIVMPGYVADKNFTDAATEINSVAKDLKDKNQADVIIAVVHEGEGPLDTIVNKLTNVNAVFGGHTHTVEQKIVNGIPVINASSSGKGYADLKMTVTPDMKVSFPNTTSAYVALDNANGYKATNPVVDSEVQKIVSDANTQVGPIFNEVIGNIPTDLSRTQDQQPYGESQLGNWASDVVKSYAKADVGVANNGGLRTDFSKGDITVGQVFTFMPFDNEIDTVTMNKAQLKTVLEQAVGTYPDPKNSANIIGGKGIQISGIKFTYDSSKAYGSKVTSITREDGTAISDTETLKVAGPDFVLTGGDGFLGFTDPAVSATLFDTHKLARDAFLDDIRANNTIKFAMNNRITPQTQSGSATSMSIADARKLTSGNVTITGTVTTVNGNNVFIQDNTAGICVYNSSAKAAVKKGDKIQVTGPLSVYSNLLEVTPKNASGISTISTGNVVTPKVVNISDINASLQGQLVQINNASLQSYDTSSDSMIQDSTGSISMYKVPALSEINVGDKINVVAAVSQYGAKFELTVGQASDVNKVSTGDNSGNQGGSTISVLATSDIHGNVLNYDYAAGKAPSTPQGLAKVSTYVNSVRASNPNVMLIDNGDTIQGTPLSYYYDMLDTTSEYPLMKVMGAMKYDTWTLGNHEFNYGLTTLNRIISDAKKENINVLSANTYKSDNTNFVNPYYIKNFNVNGKTIKVGILGLTTKCIPNWEDPAHYAGLHFNDLVDEAKLWVPKVRQAGADVVIVSAHSGEESPSDVIPENQVKAIATQVSGIDAIVAGHTHATLNDTSLKNPDGKVVPVVEPSKWGTYVSQIDLNIDKDGKFTGLTTKNVKMDNTIAEDPAIVQLIQPYQNQTLGYIQTKLGTSTGEFKGDGQTTQATPIMELINKVQKEAAGTQLSIAAPLSSAAYIPKGDITIKDIMSVYVYENFLFGVKMNGKQLKNWMEYSVRYYKQAANSSDPIVKDPTLNIPDYNLDQLYGATYDVDLTQPACTVDPTTGGVTSGNRIKNLKINGVLVKDTDVFTVAINNYRYNGGGGFMKAAGLSSTDPSIVTYDSAKALGDDGQVRSLMMSYIKDHKTISPDSSNNWKVYTTAVSQDVDQTPTTIDNKDGAAVISAVNDAITNNTEIPTIDIKTSPVVSKDVFNAIRGKDKTISFVGNNVTWTFNGKDITSNVTSDIDLSLKTVPTALTSKEAARVKAVTGKNASIVSFSFNYEGQLPGKSAVKIFIGKNWANKVVSICRYYADKDSYDIVQSNIKVDSDGYITYTTDHCSDYFVTDASLIPAETPVQQQPTPVQQQPAPVSTTAVASTATSNASTTLPKTGQTIDFGALVGMGSLCVILGAMLFILDKRRKRTDNAA
- a CDS encoding response regulator transcription factor, which codes for MQDKILIVDDEKNILDVLAYALKREGYLIDTAYNGKEALHKVDSFNPNILILDLMLPEINGYDICKKLEEKNIGIIMLTAKSDIVDKLLGLELGADDYLTKPFDIREVIARVKSLSRRLNKNTSEKENIINIKNLTINLNERTVIIDNCLLELTSIEFDLLYLLLSNPNMVYSRDQLLDLVWKTEYFGGTRTVDTHIQRIRKKLGTDYQNLIQTVHGTGYRGVNKFNENRN
- a CDS encoding sensor histidine kinase, encoding MKIGIKFKLVSFIALLLLIVITLSSFLVLNGIKIYQNKEAENILLNQKDIFEQYLDENFNADSSKNNGKFELVRATLFNKPWLRTIPASIYDTNGNLLSGFKPDGKLNENNEKDIMIKYAIEGKISYKRDDNVLYFYSPIKYKNNTAAILELQYSTKESNNFYNNIKLMFYGTGSLSLIIGIILGFFYLSNFTKDIYTMRNSVKNIENGNFNNIEPLRRRDELGELSKGLIYMSNTIEKNIKELEVEKNILSRAVKKLQKMDKEQKEFIGNVTHEFKTPITAIKAYADVMGMYSNDISLIGNGTESISKECDRLTSMVDKILKLSALERYDFEIEKKEINIKDLIEQICLRMSGKIKKNKLTLDYKVDDINITADPDNLRHIIINLIDNAIKYNKSGGSIKLSCQKNEDTLQINVTDTGIGMSEEHLDKIFEPFYRVEPHRSSKTGGTGLGLALVENLVKKQKGTIKVNSTLSKGTSFSISLPL